The following are encoded together in the Pedobacter steynii genome:
- a CDS encoding lantibiotic dehydratase: MGIKIFPYSLVRYAGMDHRTFEAFKLKGSTELLQKNQHIIREKARLKLLLCDGLYDLITTQTDDRFRQRLINLKRQVYNDKKISSQDLEGTTPLFPVELALQLKSYLFLEQSIANFHMANQSDFQHQLLGQYRKLQELASDPSLQNGLLLSSPVLLEQLSGYLKKEPDSFRQKEHRIGFSLLRYLTRMCFKTSPFSTFTYTGIMQLSAEQQAGSKIGVQTIPKTPFKTIKNSVRLNNGLFEYLKTILIHHPRINELMLIRLNKTAIIKEDKIHFLINANNIESLQQLPAKGLQLLVFQLLEGNRASIRLRQLLDQLVESVAEVDLPAIKTYLFKLIASGLLETGMKTSGINPKWDDELLQYFREMDSTDPDISRLIDLFEQLQQYKSSYPAESAVKRRLILEDAEQLVNEVLSQLQASAGLTPPSTTTEIALPADTADIAVPTDVQPLSQEPGSPQAFETINFKAHRFSGRQLFYEDCYTPEEELLQEAPIKEFTKKIDQLLNHLIPLDLYQNERRKMTLFFREHYPEQAQVKAVDFYHAYYLNVKKPEKEKAATAPPSTALQTDWEKAVGLKLAALTTDKPNFINLDHHFFEPLSGPAVEHHYSRGLFVQFYHQKETPSQVGQKSVVGVINSVLPGMGKVSGRFLSLFPAKVSTAFLSHNARLHPEIIKAELNDASSFNANIHPPLLEYELALPGGNNSYPENQQIQIADLTVSFDQKTDFLKLNYGEKQVYTYDLSLESFYNRSNLYQLLAHFNEEEKLFLPPLIHLVDLQYLNPEKEQEEEICSLPRITYENTVIIRRKTWRVKTGSIPLQQASESDYDYFVRINEWRFMHGLPVNIFLFLRKRSFVVKADVQKKGKKEGLGDDYKPQFISFEQPLLIDLFKRLLSRAGDYLILEETLPELPSTKTEEPIKEYLLQWYND; encoded by the coding sequence ATGGGCATTAAAATATTTCCATATTCCTTAGTCAGATATGCTGGTATGGACCACCGGACTTTCGAAGCCTTTAAGCTGAAAGGATCAACAGAGTTGCTGCAAAAAAATCAGCATATCATCCGCGAAAAAGCAAGATTGAAACTGTTGCTCTGTGATGGCTTATACGATTTGATTACGACGCAGACAGACGATAGGTTCAGACAAAGGCTGATTAACCTGAAAAGACAGGTCTATAATGACAAAAAAATATCCAGCCAGGATCTCGAAGGCACGACTCCCCTGTTTCCCGTTGAACTGGCCTTGCAATTAAAGAGTTACCTGTTTCTGGAACAGTCTATCGCCAATTTCCACATGGCAAACCAATCAGATTTTCAACATCAGCTCCTCGGACAATATCGAAAATTACAGGAACTGGCCTCCGATCCCTCACTACAAAATGGGTTGCTGCTTTCCAGTCCGGTTTTATTGGAACAATTATCAGGGTATTTGAAAAAAGAGCCAGACAGCTTCCGTCAGAAAGAACATAGAATTGGTTTCAGCCTGCTCCGCTACCTGACCCGCATGTGCTTCAAGACTTCTCCCTTCAGCACTTTTACCTATACCGGGATCATGCAATTGTCGGCAGAACAGCAAGCGGGTTCAAAGATCGGGGTCCAGACCATTCCAAAAACTCCGTTCAAAACCATAAAGAACAGCGTAAGGCTCAATAACGGACTCTTTGAATACCTGAAAACCATACTCATCCACCACCCCCGGATTAATGAACTCATGCTCATCAGGCTCAACAAAACAGCTATCATAAAGGAGGATAAAATTCATTTCCTCATCAATGCCAACAATATTGAATCTCTCCAGCAATTGCCTGCAAAAGGGTTACAGCTCTTGGTTTTTCAGCTTCTGGAAGGTAACCGCGCATCGATACGCCTCCGGCAACTGCTGGATCAGCTCGTTGAATCTGTAGCTGAAGTCGATCTTCCTGCCATAAAAACCTATCTCTTCAAACTCATCGCATCGGGATTGCTGGAAACCGGAATGAAAACCTCGGGGATTAATCCCAAATGGGATGATGAGCTGTTGCAATATTTTCGGGAAATGGACAGTACAGATCCTGATATCAGTCGATTGATTGACCTCTTTGAACAATTGCAGCAATACAAATCCAGTTATCCGGCCGAAAGTGCTGTAAAAAGACGCCTGATTCTGGAAGATGCAGAACAACTGGTTAACGAAGTTTTATCTCAATTGCAGGCTTCAGCAGGATTAACACCGCCTTCAACTACAACAGAAATCGCACTTCCCGCAGATACAGCCGATATTGCAGTGCCCACAGATGTACAGCCTCTGTCACAGGAACCCGGGAGCCCGCAGGCCTTTGAAACCATCAACTTCAAAGCCCATCGTTTTTCCGGCAGACAACTCTTTTATGAAGATTGTTATACCCCGGAAGAAGAACTCTTACAGGAAGCCCCGATCAAAGAATTCACAAAGAAAATAGATCAATTACTCAATCATTTGATTCCCCTGGATCTGTATCAGAATGAACGCCGGAAAATGACCCTCTTCTTTCGGGAGCATTATCCGGAACAGGCGCAAGTAAAAGCCGTCGATTTCTATCATGCGTATTACCTGAATGTAAAAAAACCGGAAAAGGAAAAAGCAGCAACAGCGCCCCCATCCACAGCACTACAAACCGATTGGGAAAAAGCAGTTGGCCTCAAATTAGCTGCTTTGACAACCGATAAACCTAATTTCATAAACCTGGATCACCATTTTTTTGAACCACTCTCCGGCCCGGCTGTAGAACATCACTATTCAAGAGGATTATTTGTCCAGTTTTATCATCAAAAAGAAACTCCCAGTCAGGTTGGCCAGAAAAGTGTTGTCGGCGTAATCAATTCCGTTCTGCCGGGAATGGGTAAGGTAAGTGGCAGGTTCCTCTCCTTATTCCCGGCAAAAGTTAGCACTGCTTTCCTTTCCCATAATGCCCGGCTTCATCCGGAAATTATCAAAGCAGAACTCAATGATGCCTCCAGTTTCAATGCCAATATTCATCCCCCCCTGCTTGAATATGAACTTGCCTTACCCGGAGGAAATAACAGTTATCCTGAAAATCAGCAAATCCAAATCGCAGATCTGACAGTCAGTTTTGATCAGAAAACTGATTTTCTGAAACTTAACTACGGAGAAAAGCAGGTTTATACTTATGATTTATCCCTTGAATCTTTTTATAACCGCTCCAATTTATACCAGTTGCTGGCCCATTTTAATGAGGAAGAAAAGCTCTTTTTACCTCCATTGATTCACCTGGTGGATCTTCAATACCTGAATCCTGAAAAAGAGCAGGAAGAGGAAATCTGCTCCTTACCCAGAATCACTTATGAAAACACTGTGATCATCCGAAGAAAAACATGGCGGGTAAAGACCGGTTCCATTCCCCTTCAGCAGGCATCCGAATCAGATTATGATTACTTCGTCCGGATCAACGAATGGCGTTTTATGCATGGACTTCCGGTCAATATATTTCTGTTTCTGAGAAAGCGGTCATTCGTTGTCAAAGCTGATGTGCAGAAGAAAGGAAAAAAAGAAGGACTTGGTGACGACTATAAACCCCAGTTCATTTCCTTTGAACAGCCTCTGCTGATCGATTTGTTCAAGCGTCTGCTGAGCCGGGCCGGCGATTATCTGATCCTTGAAGAAACGCTCCCTGAACTCCCCTCAACAAAAACAGAAGAACCCATAAAAGAATACCTGTTACAATGGTACAACGATTAG
- a CDS encoding thiopeptide-type bacteriocin biosynthesis protein, with the protein MRTKWFAIYLFYPGDLDLMLNQLVQPFINEFFNTEADGIYFFIRYWKDGNHIRLRMNTDPVRQEMLSVELKKRADDFFRNYPDILVHSDLTSRSAYPGHKVVYASYEPEIKRYGNLQSMPWAETHFFSSSAFILDWISSRKTGASVLIQALSIHLILLRASRWEFPRMIQLCDSFMNGWLPRLYDPAKDPAAEKEIWIKQFESSFSRSKEQVLPTFRLYWESLINGSAAKKNNRFLRANAEVMENYLSAGFQETKLTEITCSLMHMNNNRLGISNYEEAYGAYCLRQVLDFISNSQTI; encoded by the coding sequence ATGAGAACTAAGTGGTTTGCGATATACCTGTTTTATCCGGGAGACCTGGACCTGATGCTCAATCAGCTCGTCCAGCCCTTTATTAATGAATTTTTCAATACGGAAGCTGATGGCATTTATTTCTTTATCCGGTACTGGAAAGATGGGAACCACATCAGGTTAAGAATGAATACTGATCCCGTCAGACAGGAAATGCTATCCGTTGAGTTAAAAAAAAGAGCAGATGACTTTTTCAGAAATTATCCGGATATCCTGGTACATTCAGACCTCACATCAAGGTCTGCTTACCCGGGACATAAAGTGGTTTATGCCAGTTATGAACCAGAAATCAAACGTTATGGAAACCTGCAAAGCATGCCATGGGCGGAGACACATTTCTTTAGCTCTTCTGCTTTTATTCTAGACTGGATCAGCTCCAGAAAAACTGGAGCCTCGGTTTTGATTCAGGCCTTAAGTATTCACCTGATCCTTTTGCGCGCAAGTCGCTGGGAATTCCCCCGCATGATTCAGCTCTGCGATTCCTTCATGAATGGCTGGCTGCCGCGATTGTATGATCCGGCAAAAGATCCGGCCGCTGAAAAAGAAATCTGGATCAAACAATTTGAATCCTCTTTTAGCCGCAGTAAGGAACAGGTCTTACCCACTTTCCGGTTATATTGGGAATCTCTGATTAATGGTTCTGCAGCAAAAAAAAACAATCGCTTTTTACGCGCAAATGCCGAAGTGATGGAAAACTACCTCTCGGCAGGTTTTCAGGAAACAAAGCTGACCGAAATCACCTGCAGTCTAATGCACATGAACAACAATCGTCTGGGTATTTCCAATTACGAAGAAGCTTATGGCGCCTATTGCCTGCGTCAGGTGCTTGACTTTATTTCAAATTCCCAAACGATATGA
- a CDS encoding lanthionine synthetase LanC family protein: protein MTSFNPILTLTEIQTQKINAQLDQIHRELLSAAVRDDTGLYWPVPYYENPDEFSFKTTIDLFNGSAGIAIYFIARFEFYGRDEDLKTAEEIMGKALAAEEVLQPTSFGFYTGLTGLVYTCIRLYELNQQKKYLDTATRLIIRNQENMVKNTVKADFLSGYSGSLFVITLLYHHLKTAALLAIIRQLADRLVREARISETGLKWDYNRSKSAFDSLAGFSHGASGIAYSVMQVGQYFKNEALLYLAEQALQYEMQYFHPESENWLDLRLGSYRLSLPNAHKWDLNLFLPEMKEVNSWAHGATGIGLSRLYAWQITGNQDYWDQCKVILNRCATDLKVMKRTDFTLCSGYFGMVPFLLKFQELSGENHQDLLWSIAEAAGQQYERERSYNTYISAGTSDYGLLSGKTGVAYMLLQLLNPKMTNVVYPVLPPAPDGTKDLLNLPKPDLQQVIFSTYYPKTIQLLNHHELDFIAGIQAEDIQEFEKELHRKINLLPAAKGWEIMEVFNFESKMTNCWKTHKGHLCYARKNEFIRNRNQQLSLLTEEDFLNLYLELSDHVRFYPLNSGLRNIMSLKQSDQAALFIQEESGLSTFFIGRLPGLIVNQLCKEAIKGTALIDALLNAFPEQEQGAPEHRVLKERIVLQIKALVRSGIIGPANTSF from the coding sequence ATGACATCATTTAACCCGATCCTGACTCTAACTGAAATTCAGACTCAAAAGATCAATGCCCAGCTCGATCAGATCCACAGAGAGTTGCTTTCTGCAGCGGTACGTGACGACACCGGGCTGTACTGGCCGGTTCCATATTATGAAAATCCAGACGAGTTCTCCTTTAAAACGACTATAGATCTTTTTAATGGCAGCGCCGGGATAGCCATTTATTTTATTGCCCGTTTCGAATTTTACGGCAGAGATGAAGATTTGAAAACGGCCGAAGAAATCATGGGTAAAGCCTTAGCAGCTGAAGAAGTACTCCAGCCAACATCCTTTGGCTTTTATACCGGATTAACAGGACTGGTTTATACCTGTATCCGTTTGTATGAATTGAATCAGCAGAAAAAATACCTGGATACCGCCACCCGGCTCATCATTAGGAATCAGGAAAATATGGTAAAAAACACTGTTAAAGCAGATTTTTTAAGCGGATATTCAGGAAGCCTGTTCGTGATTACCTTGCTCTACCATCACCTGAAAACAGCAGCATTATTGGCAATCATCCGGCAGCTAGCGGACAGACTGGTCCGGGAAGCCCGAATTTCGGAAACCGGATTAAAATGGGATTACAACCGATCAAAATCCGCCTTCGATAGTCTGGCAGGTTTTTCTCATGGCGCATCCGGAATCGCCTACTCCGTGATGCAGGTAGGTCAGTATTTTAAGAATGAGGCCTTGCTCTATCTTGCAGAACAGGCTTTACAATATGAGATGCAGTATTTCCATCCCGAATCGGAAAACTGGCTGGACCTGCGGCTGGGAAGTTACCGCTTAAGTTTACCCAATGCCCATAAATGGGACCTGAACCTGTTTTTACCCGAAATGAAGGAGGTCAATTCCTGGGCACATGGCGCAACGGGAATCGGATTGTCCAGATTATATGCCTGGCAGATTACAGGAAATCAGGACTATTGGGACCAGTGTAAAGTCATCCTGAACAGGTGTGCTACAGACCTGAAAGTCATGAAAAGAACTGATTTCACGTTGTGCAGCGGTTATTTCGGCATGGTGCCTTTTCTGCTGAAATTCCAGGAACTTAGCGGAGAAAACCATCAGGATTTATTGTGGTCTATTGCCGAAGCTGCGGGTCAGCAATATGAACGGGAAAGAAGTTACAATACCTATATTTCCGCAGGGACTTCTGATTATGGCTTGCTGTCCGGCAAAACAGGGGTAGCTTACATGCTTTTACAGTTGTTAAACCCAAAAATGACAAATGTGGTTTATCCGGTTTTACCGCCCGCTCCTGATGGTACTAAAGACCTGCTTAACCTTCCTAAACCAGATTTACAACAGGTCATATTTTCTACCTATTATCCAAAAACCATTCAATTGTTAAATCATCATGAACTTGATTTTATAGCAGGGATTCAGGCGGAAGATATCCAGGAATTTGAAAAAGAATTACATCGAAAGATCAATCTGTTGCCGGCTGCTAAAGGTTGGGAAATCATGGAAGTTTTTAATTTCGAAAGCAAAATGACCAATTGCTGGAAAACACACAAGGGGCATTTGTGCTATGCCAGGAAAAATGAATTCATCAGAAATAGAAATCAGCAATTGTCCTTACTTACTGAGGAGGATTTTTTAAACTTATACCTGGAATTATCTGATCACGTCAGGTTCTATCCACTAAACTCCGGCCTCAGGAACATCATGAGCTTAAAACAAAGCGATCAGGCAGCCTTATTTATCCAGGAAGAATCAGGTCTAAGCACCTTTTTTATTGGCCGGCTTCCCGGGTTGATCGTTAATCAGTTGTGCAAAGAAGCCATTAAAGGAACAGCACTGATTGATGCTCTGCTAAATGCATTTCCTGAACAGGAACAAGGGGCCCCGGAACATCGCGTATTAAAAGAAAGAATCGTCCTTCAAATCAAGGCATTGGTCCGCAGCGGAATCATCGGCCCGGCAAATACTTCCTTTTAA
- a CDS encoding GH116 family glycosyl hydrolase: protein MLNKTIDRRDFLRKAGLLTGSLAALQFPVWGKSIFALDYPLHNIPEDKKIDPSWARSLYQRGEATTYYKQRNEFRYIGMPVGGLHAGTVYVGGDGRLWLWQIYNETFEGAQEGIDPKTVSWNDGTTVRKIRARDGSAYVEPAIADNRRVLEQGFAVKVVLNGKTFIKELSEEHWEDISFKPAYPIAYIQYRSKDFPVTVNLKVYSPFIPLDAENSALPATILRLDIRNTTASPMKVSVLGWMENGVNKLTGLEKTGKRINKASADSAAVSIFSSFEPAEEKLKEALDYGTMCFSLQGTSGLTQCRIDPWPVKEKHFEGKELAEANAGAPEKLVAGIRLSQDLAPGKSLKADYSVSWHFNNANPNLKKIVKDAEEGFHYARRFKDAAAVSSYLNSNFKKLTIQTELWSETWNNSTLPHWFLERTFLNIGTLATANTYRFADGRFWSWEGVGACAGTCTHVWQYAHSVARIFPELERDLRQRVDLGVGFKEDSGAIIFRAENESRPAIDGQAGTVLRFYREHQMSKDAAFLNHNWPKIKKAVQFMLDQDKNGDGMTDTPMENTLDAVWEGEIAWIVGLCIAAASAAQQMAEEVGDRSFAAVCEKYVKDGSRNMEKELFNGEYFIHRPDAKEGRKKLGSYNTCHIDQVYGQSWAFQVGLPRVIGKEKTVAALKALWKYNFTMDVGPYIKTHTGGRPYALAGEGGMVMNTNPHNEPKPFGEDVTWQLGYFHECMSGFEHQVAAHLMAEGMVEESLILTRVIQDRYHASKRNPFNEIECSDHYARAMASYGTFISACGFEYHGPKGYIRFAPKWNKADFKAPFTSAAGWGTYSQKKTGQKQVHRLELKYGELKLEKITLEKVDGAAVKSLSAMIGSQHIPVTFKQEGNAIFIASARSMTIKENEFLTLSIS from the coding sequence ATGCTGAACAAAACAATAGACAGAAGAGATTTCCTTAGAAAAGCCGGATTGCTAACCGGCAGCCTTGCTGCCCTGCAATTTCCGGTATGGGGTAAAAGTATTTTTGCGCTGGATTATCCCCTCCATAATATTCCGGAGGATAAAAAAATTGACCCTTCATGGGCAAGGTCCCTATACCAGCGGGGGGAAGCGACCACTTATTACAAACAGAGAAATGAATTCCGGTATATCGGGATGCCAGTAGGGGGCTTACATGCAGGAACCGTATATGTTGGAGGCGACGGGCGCCTTTGGTTATGGCAGATTTACAATGAGACTTTTGAGGGGGCTCAGGAAGGAATCGATCCTAAAACTGTAAGCTGGAATGACGGGACTACCGTTCGTAAAATAAGGGCAAGAGATGGTTCTGCCTATGTGGAGCCTGCAATTGCGGATAACCGAAGGGTATTGGAACAAGGCTTTGCCGTAAAAGTGGTACTGAACGGTAAAACTTTCATTAAAGAACTGTCGGAAGAACACTGGGAGGACATCAGCTTTAAACCGGCTTATCCCATTGCTTATATTCAATACCGCAGCAAGGATTTTCCGGTGACTGTAAACCTGAAAGTATACTCCCCGTTTATTCCCCTGGATGCAGAAAATTCTGCGCTTCCGGCAACCATTCTACGGCTGGATATCAGGAATACGACCGCAAGTCCGATGAAGGTTTCCGTCCTGGGATGGATGGAAAATGGGGTGAATAAACTGACAGGACTGGAAAAGACAGGAAAAAGGATCAATAAAGCCAGTGCTGATAGCGCGGCGGTAAGCATCTTTTCCTCTTTTGAACCAGCAGAGGAAAAACTTAAAGAGGCGCTGGATTATGGAACCATGTGTTTTTCCCTGCAAGGTACCAGTGGATTGACTCAATGTCGCATCGACCCCTGGCCGGTAAAAGAAAAACATTTTGAGGGAAAAGAACTGGCGGAGGCAAATGCCGGGGCTCCGGAAAAGCTGGTTGCAGGTATTCGTTTATCTCAGGATCTTGCCCCCGGTAAATCTTTGAAGGCAGACTATTCGGTCAGCTGGCATTTCAATAATGCAAATCCTAACCTGAAGAAAATCGTCAAAGACGCGGAAGAAGGTTTTCATTACGCGAGAAGGTTTAAAGATGCAGCAGCAGTAAGTAGTTATCTGAACAGCAACTTTAAAAAATTGACTATACAAACAGAATTATGGTCAGAAACCTGGAACAATTCCACTTTGCCGCACTGGTTTCTGGAACGTACTTTCCTGAATATCGGAACACTGGCTACCGCCAATACTTACCGTTTTGCGGATGGAAGATTCTGGAGCTGGGAGGGGGTCGGCGCTTGTGCCGGAACCTGTACACACGTCTGGCAATACGCACATTCGGTAGCCAGGATTTTTCCGGAACTGGAAAGAGACCTTAGGCAGCGGGTAGATCTTGGCGTTGGTTTTAAAGAAGATAGCGGAGCAATCATATTCCGGGCTGAGAATGAAAGCCGGCCGGCAATAGATGGACAGGCAGGGACCGTATTGCGTTTTTACCGGGAGCACCAGATGAGTAAAGATGCTGCTTTTCTGAACCACAACTGGCCAAAAATAAAAAAGGCAGTGCAGTTTATGCTGGATCAGGATAAGAATGGAGACGGGATGACCGATACCCCGATGGAGAATACCCTGGATGCGGTATGGGAGGGTGAAATTGCCTGGATTGTAGGCTTATGTATTGCTGCAGCAAGTGCTGCTCAACAAATGGCAGAAGAGGTAGGAGACCGTTCTTTTGCTGCGGTTTGCGAGAAATATGTGAAGGATGGAAGTCGAAATATGGAAAAAGAACTCTTCAATGGAGAGTACTTTATTCACCGTCCGGATGCGAAGGAAGGACGCAAAAAACTGGGTTCCTACAATACCTGCCACATCGATCAGGTGTATGGTCAGAGCTGGGCCTTTCAGGTCGGCTTACCCAGAGTAATCGGGAAAGAAAAAACGGTAGCTGCATTAAAAGCCCTTTGGAAATACAATTTTACCATGGATGTTGGGCCATATATTAAAACCCATACCGGCGGACGGCCATATGCCCTTGCCGGAGAAGGTGGAATGGTCATGAATACCAATCCTCACAACGAACCTAAACCATTCGGAGAAGATGTGACCTGGCAGCTGGGCTATTTTCATGAATGTATGAGTGGTTTTGAACATCAGGTTGCAGCCCATCTGATGGCAGAAGGTATGGTTGAAGAGAGCTTAATCCTCACCCGCGTGATTCAGGACCGGTATCATGCCTCAAAACGAAATCCTTTTAACGAAATCGAATGCAGTGACCATTATGCCAGAGCAATGGCAAGTTATGGTACTTTTATCTCTGCCTGTGGCTTTGAATACCATGGCCCGAAGGGCTATATTCGCTTTGCGCCGAAATGGAATAAAGCTGATTTCAAAGCCCCTTTTACTTCAGCTGCAGGATGGGGAACCTATAGTCAGAAGAAGACTGGCCAAAAGCAGGTTCATCGTCTGGAATTGAAATATGGTGAATTGAAATTGGAGAAGATAACTCTGGAGAAGGTAGATGGAGCTGCTGTTAAATCCCTTTCCGCGATGATAGGTTCACAGCACATTCCTGTAACTTTTAAACAGGAAGGAAATGCCATTTTTATCGCATCTGCCAGAAGTATGACCATTAAAGAAAATGAATTTTTAACCCTTTCCATTTCTTAA
- a CDS encoding pinensin family lanthipeptide: MNNSLDKIKLNLEDLQLESFVTSIDSEVANRLSGGLGNVSEPTHTEPTDDHHTPPVKCTTVVC, from the coding sequence ATGAACAATTCATTAGATAAAATCAAGTTGAATCTTGAAGACCTGCAATTAGAGAGCTTTGTAACCAGTATTGACAGTGAAGTGGCTAACCGCTTATCAGGTGGTTTAGGTAACGTTTCAGAACCTACTCATACAGAACCAACAGATGATCACCATACCCCTCCGGTGAAATGTACTACTGTTGTTTGCTAG
- a CDS encoding glycoside hydrolase family protein, with the protein MINFTRRTFLKCAAAGTAGLFLNEREVFGQTNELSLPERMLPAPVKGGFAMNDYWVWDPSVVKGEDGLYHMFASRWSKEYGFGNWVTNSEIVRAVSKTPAGPYTFEEVVLPARGNTFFDGCATHNARIVKSGKYYVLYYFGTHYKDPAPKPGADVWGDGLGQKSWMNKRIGMAWSTSVYGPWTRADKPILTPRAGHWDASITSNPSPVVLPDGKVYLMYKSSEKDHNPPLLLGAAHADFFRGPYERLSDRPLFQFHTAGKMDNDVEDPFVWWSKDHYELIMKDRFGHICGEEGGGIHALSKDGITWELAKPVKAYSRTVLWDNGIQTRQGNFERPFLLFEEGKATHLFAATGSGDKPYQLDRSWNMVIPLK; encoded by the coding sequence ATGATCAATTTTACAAGAAGGACATTTCTTAAATGTGCAGCAGCGGGTACTGCCGGATTATTCTTAAATGAGCGGGAGGTGTTCGGGCAAACCAATGAGTTATCGCTGCCGGAACGAATGCTTCCTGCTCCGGTTAAGGGGGGCTTTGCCATGAATGATTATTGGGTTTGGGATCCCTCTGTAGTCAAAGGAGAAGATGGCCTGTACCATATGTTTGCGTCCAGATGGTCCAAAGAATACGGTTTTGGAAACTGGGTGACCAACTCCGAAATTGTGAGGGCAGTATCAAAAACACCAGCCGGACCCTATACCTTTGAAGAGGTCGTCTTGCCGGCAAGGGGAAATACCTTTTTTGATGGATGCGCCACACACAATGCCCGGATTGTAAAAAGCGGAAAGTATTATGTCCTCTATTACTTTGGAACTCATTATAAAGATCCTGCTCCAAAACCTGGAGCAGATGTCTGGGGCGATGGACTTGGCCAGAAATCATGGATGAACAAGCGAATAGGAATGGCCTGGTCTACTTCGGTTTATGGCCCCTGGACCAGAGCTGATAAACCAATCTTAACACCAAGGGCTGGTCATTGGGATGCTTCTATTACTTCGAACCCTTCACCGGTTGTGCTGCCCGATGGCAAGGTCTATCTGATGTATAAATCTTCCGAAAAGGACCATAACCCGCCACTGTTACTCGGTGCTGCACATGCGGATTTCTTCCGGGGCCCATATGAAAGACTGTCTGACCGGCCTTTATTTCAGTTTCATACTGCAGGAAAAATGGACAATGATGTGGAAGACCCTTTTGTCTGGTGGTCAAAAGATCATTACGAACTCATTATGAAAGACCGGTTCGGGCATATTTGCGGCGAAGAGGGAGGAGGCATTCATGCCTTGTCAAAAGACGGAATAACCTGGGAACTGGCCAAACCGGTAAAGGCATATTCCAGAACCGTATTATGGGACAATGGCATCCAAACCAGGCAGGGGAATTTTGAACGTCCTTTTCTGCTTTTTGAAGAGGGGAAAGCTACTCATCTGTTTGCAGCAACGGGAAGCGGGGATAAACCTTATCAACTGGACCGCTCCTGGAATATGGTGATCCCCTTGAAATAA
- a CDS encoding DUF6266 family protein produces MGKLINGLFGGFHGRIGNLVGYTLKGKHIIRKIGISTKPLTPARKANCQKMKVVNEILSPSLPVIRAGFRLAVSGTDKNEYNEAVSYNKLNALQGEYPNISLDYTKVLVSMGDLPVAVNPAISQNADGNEIEFSWEVPADLSYQYDNDRAMLMIYFPTLKVSCYHLIGSKRAEGKDTIRIDAAHAGERMEAYISFIKDNGKQVSNSVYAGSLNTSAKISDEIKSGKEVKVSDQERNKNEKAPDMGAKRADKASDRLFCRNSAIDLRLLNFVLRFTAPAPG; encoded by the coding sequence ATGGGAAAATTAATAAACGGGCTATTTGGCGGATTTCATGGCAGAATCGGCAATCTGGTAGGTTATACCTTAAAAGGTAAACACATCATCAGAAAAATAGGTATCAGCACTAAACCGCTTACCCCCGCAAGAAAAGCCAATTGCCAAAAAATGAAGGTGGTCAATGAAATACTGAGTCCTTCACTTCCTGTTATCCGGGCTGGATTCCGTCTGGCGGTTTCCGGAACGGACAAAAACGAGTATAATGAAGCCGTTTCTTATAATAAATTGAATGCCCTTCAGGGAGAATATCCGAACATCAGCCTGGATTATACTAAGGTATTGGTCAGCATGGGAGATCTTCCTGTGGCGGTTAATCCTGCAATCAGTCAGAATGCCGATGGTAATGAGATCGAATTTAGCTGGGAAGTACCGGCTGATTTATCCTATCAATATGATAACGACCGTGCCATGCTGATGATCTATTTTCCGACGTTAAAAGTAAGCTGTTATCATTTGATCGGGTCAAAAAGAGCGGAAGGGAAAGATACCATCCGTATCGATGCAGCCCATGCAGGAGAACGTATGGAAGCTTATATCTCTTTTATCAAAGACAATGGAAAACAAGTATCCAATAGTGTTTATGCCGGTTCTTTGAATACTTCAGCAAAGATTTCGGATGAAATAAAGTCTGGGAAAGAAGTTAAGGTTTCAGATCAGGAGCGCAATAAAAATGAAAAAGCCCCGGACATGGGTGCAAAGAGGGCAGATAAAGCATCCGACCGGCTTTTTTGCCGGAATTCCGCTATTGATCTCAGGCTATTAAATTTTGTTTTAAGATTTACAGCTCCAGCACCTGGTTAA